One Bacteroidota bacterium genomic window carries:
- a CDS encoding integron integrase: MPTTAPRLLGRVRQAIRVRHLSYRTEESYVGWIKRYVRFHRDETGRPRHPSELGSAHVAAFLNHLANERDVAASTQTQALSALLFLYDAVLDQPLGQMNDLVRARKPRRLPVVLTPSEVEAVLGRLSGTSHLVASLLYGAGLRLSGCLRLRVKDLDFERHTITVREGKGNRDRVTLLPATLGSTLQRQVAFARARHEDDLAEGFGEAKLPHALARKYPSAAREIGWQFVFPSARRSADPRTGRIHRHHLSPSTVQRAVRRAAQQAGLAKPVTPHVFRHSFATHLLENGYDIRTVQELLGHKKVQTTQIYTHVLNRPGLGVLSPLDRLPG, encoded by the coding sequence ATGCCGACTACCGCGCCCCGCCTCCTCGGCCGTGTCCGCCAAGCCATCCGGGTGCGCCACCTCAGCTACCGCACCGAAGAGTCGTACGTCGGCTGGATCAAGCGCTACGTTCGCTTCCATCGCGACGAGACGGGGCGCCCCCGACACCCAAGCGAGTTGGGCTCGGCCCACGTCGCAGCGTTCCTCAACCACCTCGCCAACGAGCGCGACGTGGCGGCGAGCACGCAAACCCAGGCCCTCTCTGCGCTCCTCTTCCTCTACGACGCTGTGCTCGACCAGCCGCTCGGACAGATGAACGATCTCGTCCGGGCGCGCAAACCTCGCCGCCTGCCCGTCGTCCTAACCCCGTCCGAGGTCGAGGCCGTGCTGGGCCGGCTCAGCGGGACAAGCCACCTTGTCGCCAGCTTGCTCTACGGGGCCGGGCTTCGGCTCAGCGGATGCCTCCGCCTCCGCGTCAAAGACCTAGACTTCGAGCGGCATACGATTACCGTCCGCGAGGGAAAAGGCAACCGGGACCGAGTCACACTGCTCCCGGCGACGCTCGGCAGCACGCTTCAGCGGCAAGTGGCGTTCGCTCGTGCCCGTCACGAGGACGACCTCGCCGAGGGGTTCGGTGAGGCTAAGCTTCCGCATGCCCTCGCCCGCAAATACCCGAGTGCGGCGCGCGAGATCGGGTGGCAGTTCGTCTTCCCCTCTGCCCGGCGTTCGGCGGACCCCCGGACGGGCCGAATCCACCGGCATCACCTCTCGCCATCGACCGTGCAGCGAGCCGTTCGCCGCGCCGCACAGCAGGCGGGCCTCGCAAAGCCGGTCACGCCCCACGTCTTTCGCCACTCCTTCGCCACCCACCTCCTCGAAAACGGCTACGACATCCGCACGGTGCAGGAACTGCTCGGCCACAAAAAGGTGCAGACGACGCAAATCTACACACACGTTCTGAACCGCCCTGGCCTCGGCGTGCTCAGCCCGCTCGACCGACTGCCCGGTTGA
- a CDS encoding YceI family protein, with the protein MSVRPLRLLAVLVLFAGTLTAFTYIQSAPYDVDKTHSQVQFKVKHLGITTVTGTFHDFDVDLNLDPADVASLQTSATVQIASVDTGNERRDGHLRSEDFFHADAHPTMAFESTGVQNVDGNEFELLGNLTIRGVTLPVAFEAEMAGPVTGPQGKPRVAFTASTEINRKDYGLEWGPVVEGVNVVSDNVDIILEVQAVPADA; encoded by the coding sequence ATGTCCGTTCGCCCGCTCCGCCTCCTCGCCGTGCTGGTCCTGTTCGCCGGGACCCTGACGGCCTTCACCTACATCCAGTCCGCGCCCTACGACGTCGACAAGACCCACAGCCAGGTCCAGTTCAAGGTCAAGCACCTCGGCATCACGACCGTCACCGGCACCTTCCACGACTTCGACGTGGACCTCAACCTCGACCCGGCCGACGTCGCCTCGCTCCAGACGAGCGCAACCGTCCAGATCGCGTCCGTCGACACCGGCAACGAGCGCCGCGACGGGCACCTCCGCTCGGAGGACTTCTTCCACGCCGACGCCCACCCGACGATGGCGTTCGAGAGCACCGGCGTCCAGAACGTCGACGGCAACGAGTTCGAGCTGCTCGGCAACCTCACGATTCGGGGGGTCACGCTGCCCGTCGCGTTCGAGGCTGAGATGGCCGGCCCGGTGACGGGTCCGCAGGGCAAGCCCCGTGTCGCGTTCACCGCCTCGACCGAGATCAACCGGAAGGACTACGGCCTCGAGTGGGGTCCCGTCGTGGAGGGCGTCAACGTAGTCAGCGACAACGTGGACATCATCCTCGAGGTGCAGGCGGTGCCAGCCGACGCGTAG
- the ychF gene encoding redox-regulated ATPase YchF: MALRVGIVGLPNVGKSTLFNALSEAGAEAANYPFCTIEPNVGVVGVPDPRLDRLSDLAQSAQTVPATIEFVDIAGLVAGASKGEGLGNQFLAHIREVDAVAHVVRCFEDENVVHVEGSVDPARDIEVIETELLLKDLDTAERRAERAQKGSKTGDKAAKTELAFYERLQAHIGDGHPARTFPVASGEEARLLRDVFLLTAKPVLYVANVSEGDLASGNAYAEQVREIAAREGAGVVLVSAEFEAQLAELDADDRAEFLAEAGQAEPGLHRLIREAYDLLGLATYFTAGPKEARAWTITKGTKAPQAAGVIHTDFERGFIRAETIKFADYDRLGSEAAAREAGAMRSEGKEYVVADGDVLLFRFNV, translated from the coding sequence ATGGCTCTTCGCGTCGGCATCGTCGGCCTCCCCAACGTGGGCAAGTCCACCCTGTTCAACGCGCTCAGCGAGGCGGGCGCGGAGGCCGCGAACTACCCCTTCTGCACGATCGAGCCGAACGTCGGCGTGGTCGGCGTGCCGGACCCGCGGCTCGACCGGCTCTCGGACCTCGCGCAGTCGGCCCAGACCGTCCCGGCGACGATCGAGTTCGTCGACATCGCGGGCCTCGTCGCGGGCGCGTCGAAGGGCGAAGGGCTTGGCAACCAGTTCCTGGCCCACATCCGCGAAGTCGACGCCGTCGCGCACGTCGTCCGCTGCTTCGAGGACGAGAACGTGGTCCACGTCGAGGGCTCGGTCGACCCCGCGCGCGACATCGAGGTGATCGAGACCGAGCTTCTGCTCAAAGACCTCGACACGGCCGAGCGGCGCGCCGAGCGGGCGCAGAAGGGATCGAAGACAGGCGACAAGGCGGCCAAGACCGAGCTTGCGTTCTACGAGCGCCTCCAGGCCCACATCGGCGACGGCCACCCGGCTCGCACCTTCCCGGTGGCGAGCGGCGAGGAGGCGCGGCTCCTGCGCGACGTCTTCCTGCTCACGGCCAAGCCGGTGCTCTACGTCGCCAACGTCAGCGAGGGCGACCTCGCCAGCGGCAACGCCTACGCCGAGCAGGTCCGCGAGATCGCTGCGCGCGAGGGGGCCGGCGTCGTGCTCGTCTCGGCCGAGTTCGAGGCCCAGCTCGCCGAGCTGGACGCCGACGACCGGGCCGAGTTTCTCGCCGAGGCCGGGCAGGCGGAGCCGGGCCTGCACCGGCTGATCCGCGAGGCCTACGACCTCCTCGGCCTCGCCACCTACTTCACCGCCGGGCCGAAGGAGGCGCGGGCGTGGACGATCACCAAGGGCACGAAGGCCCCGCAGGCCGCCGGCGTCATCCACACCGACTTCGAGCGCGGCTTCATCCGCGCCGAGACCATCAAGTTCGCCGACTACGACCGGCTCGGGAGCGAGGCCGCCGCGCGCGAAGCCGGGGCGATGCGCAGCGAGGGCAAGGAGTACGTCGTCGCCGACGGCGACGTGCTGCTGTTCCGGTTCAACGTCTGA
- a CDS encoding metallophosphoesterase family protein, giving the protein MRLFAIGDVHGCARSLDALLAKLALTPEDRVVFVGDYTDRGPDSKGVIDRLVEMEAASEDRTGPRCVFIRGNHDQMMLDYIERGEMELWRVNGGIETLESYAAEGRIPEAHHAFLRRTRLYLDTPDFCFVHAGLKPYYPVAYNLQYETAETFLWTREHLSMPQREWEKPVVCGHTPQPEPVDQPDLLCIDTGCVYHTHLEYGTLTAVQLPERTFVSVEYSG; this is encoded by the coding sequence ATGCGCCTCTTCGCCATCGGTGACGTCCACGGCTGCGCCCGCTCGCTCGACGCCCTCCTGGCGAAGCTCGCGCTGACGCCCGAGGACCGCGTGGTCTTCGTCGGCGACTACACCGACCGGGGGCCGGACTCGAAAGGCGTCATCGACCGGCTCGTCGAGATGGAGGCCGCGAGCGAGGACCGGACCGGGCCGCGCTGCGTCTTCATCCGCGGCAACCACGACCAGATGATGCTCGACTACATCGAGCGCGGCGAGATGGAGCTGTGGCGCGTCAACGGCGGGATCGAGACCCTGGAGAGCTACGCCGCCGAGGGGCGGATCCCCGAGGCGCACCACGCCTTCCTGCGCCGCACCCGGCTCTACCTCGACACGCCGGACTTCTGCTTCGTCCATGCCGGGCTGAAGCCGTACTACCCCGTCGCCTACAACCTCCAGTACGAGACCGCCGAGACGTTCCTCTGGACGCGCGAGCACCTCTCGATGCCGCAGCGCGAGTGGGAGAAGCCCGTCGTCTGCGGCCACACGCCGCAGCCCGAGCCCGTCGACCAGCCCGACCTCCTCTGCATCGACACCGGCTGCGTCTACCACACGCACCTGGAGTACGGCACGCTCACCGCCGTCCAACTCCCCGAGCGCACCTTCGTCTCGGTCGAGTACTCAGGCTAA
- the nusB gene encoding transcription antitermination factor NusB: protein MSSRRDVRARVMQALYARELSGDEVEHIVHHLLAPKFEGSALRFAERLFLATLDRAEEANALIEAHARNWELGRIALVDRLMLQIAITEMLHFEDIPPKVSINEAIEVAKRFSTPQSGTFLNGILDAVLRTLRAEGRLRKTGRGLLEASLPTVRS from the coding sequence ATGAGCAGCCGCCGCGACGTCCGAGCCCGTGTCATGCAAGCCCTCTACGCCCGCGAACTGAGCGGCGACGAGGTCGAGCACATCGTCCACCACCTCCTGGCCCCGAAGTTCGAGGGGTCGGCCCTGCGCTTCGCCGAGCGCCTCTTCCTCGCCACGCTCGACCGCGCGGAGGAGGCCAACGCGCTCATCGAGGCGCACGCGCGGAACTGGGAGCTGGGCCGCATCGCGCTCGTGGACCGGCTCATGCTGCAGATCGCGATCACCGAGATGCTCCACTTCGAGGACATCCCGCCGAAGGTCTCGATCAACGAAGCTATCGAGGTCGCCAAGCGCTTCAGCACGCCGCAGAGCGGGACCTTCCTCAACGGCATCCTCGACGCCGTGCTGCGCACCCTCCGGGCCGAGGGGCGCCTCCGCAAGACCGGGCGCGGCCTGCTCGAAGCTTCGCTGCCGACCGTGCGCTCCTAA
- a CDS encoding DNA internalization-related competence protein ComEC/Rec2: MPSPPSHPIRWRSRPALGIAVCFAAGIAAADLAPGVGLWTWAGIAVGAALVTVAAVGWARRRLVSLGALAATLGLGVALTALGGAWLSAWQDLPADHLAHLAARATFPVELAGRVADHPVETERGVRFTLAADSAAPAEAFVPVRGRVQVALWQPRDAYAPRIDFSGLQAGDRVRVAGTLRPLAPRRNPADFDYGTYLARRGIHATITGYDSTALTVIGTEAGVRDRVANSVRAHARAALQAHVRAEEPRAVLSALLLADRSRIDRATRAAFAATGLMHLLAISGLHVLLVGLSLHGLLKPVLHRLGWRWRTVEVVRAAVTLAVLGLYVVATGAPPSAVRALVMAALLIVGAATERPPNTLNALGVAALVLLLARPTFLFDVGFQLSFAAVGAIVALVPVFERGVPAWWTAGRARRWVTGMTLVSLAATLGTMPVLLFHFGRVPLAGLVLNLAAIPATTVTLAGGLFAVAFAGWAAPLADLAGASAEAAAHALLWISRTGAEWLPWSDVGGYVQSGWTLGAITLGLFALAFWPRPRVRWRLVAAAGLCAAVGAWQPVWTGAARPDLEVVFFDVGQGDAALLSLPNGRHVLVDAGVRDPYTDQGERTLLPHLRRYGVDRLDAVVVTHPHADHLGGLPALLRSVEVGQVVHNGQPYASRLYAETFWLMDSLGVRSRAVVGGDSLALDPAVHLQVLAPDLAPQPGAGANNGSVVLKVTYGETALLLTGDVEHEAESSLVAHYGDLLRSDVVKVGHHGSRTSSTPALVGRVVGDDPPLAVVSVAERNVHRLPNPEVLERWQAVGATVLQTWAEGAVWLRSDGQRVERVAWR; the protein is encoded by the coding sequence ATGCCCTCACCGCCGAGCCATCCCATCCGCTGGCGCTCGCGCCCCGCGCTCGGGATAGCGGTGTGCTTCGCCGCCGGGATCGCCGCTGCGGACCTCGCGCCGGGCGTCGGGCTCTGGACTTGGGCAGGGATTGCAGTAGGAGCAGCGCTCGTGACCGTCGCGGCCGTCGGGTGGGCGCGGCGGCGGCTCGTCTCGCTCGGCGCGCTCGCGGCGACGCTCGGGCTGGGCGTTGCTCTCACGGCCCTCGGGGGGGCGTGGCTGAGCGCGTGGCAGGACCTCCCGGCCGACCACCTCGCCCACCTCGCGGCGCGCGCCACGTTCCCGGTCGAACTGGCAGGCCGCGTCGCCGACCACCCGGTCGAGACCGAGCGCGGGGTCCGGTTCACGCTCGCGGCCGACTCGGCGGCTCCGGCCGAGGCCTTCGTGCCGGTCCGGGGCCGGGTGCAGGTCGCGCTCTGGCAGCCCCGCGACGCCTACGCGCCGCGCATCGACTTCTCCGGTTTGCAGGCCGGGGACCGGGTGCGGGTCGCCGGGACGCTCCGGCCGCTCGCGCCGCGCCGCAACCCGGCCGACTTCGACTACGGGACCTACCTCGCTCGGCGCGGTATCCACGCAACAATCACGGGCTACGACAGCACGGCGCTCACCGTCATCGGGACGGAGGCGGGCGTGCGCGACCGCGTGGCGAACAGTGTCCGCGCCCACGCCCGCGCCGCGCTCCAAGCGCACGTCCGGGCGGAGGAGCCGCGCGCTGTCCTCTCGGCGCTCCTCCTCGCCGACCGCAGCCGGATCGACCGCGCCACGCGCGCCGCCTTCGCCGCGACCGGGCTGATGCACCTGCTCGCGATCTCGGGGCTGCACGTCCTCCTCGTCGGCCTGTCGCTCCACGGCCTCCTCAAGCCGGTGCTCCACCGCCTCGGGTGGCGGTGGCGGACCGTCGAGGTCGTGCGGGCGGCGGTGACGCTCGCGGTGCTCGGGCTGTACGTCGTCGCTACGGGTGCCCCGCCCTCGGCCGTGCGGGCGCTCGTGATGGCGGCGCTCCTGATCGTCGGCGCGGCGACGGAGCGCCCGCCGAACACGCTCAACGCCCTCGGCGTGGCGGCGCTCGTTCTGCTCCTCGCCCGCCCGACGTTCCTGTTCGATGTCGGCTTCCAGCTTTCGTTCGCGGCTGTCGGGGCGATTGTGGCGCTCGTCCCGGTCTTCGAGCGCGGCGTGCCGGCATGGTGGACCGCCGGGCGCGCCAGGCGGTGGGTGACGGGGATGACGCTCGTCTCGCTCGCGGCCACGCTCGGGACGATGCCGGTCCTCCTGTTCCATTTCGGGCGCGTCCCCCTTGCCGGCCTCGTGCTCAACCTCGCCGCGATCCCCGCCACGACGGTCACGCTCGCGGGCGGCCTCTTCGCGGTCGCCTTCGCGGGCTGGGCCGCGCCGCTGGCCGACCTCGCCGGGGCCTCGGCCGAAGCCGCCGCGCACGCCCTGCTCTGGATCAGCCGCACCGGGGCCGAGTGGCTGCCCTGGTCCGACGTTGGCGGTTACGTCCAGAGCGGGTGGACTCTGGGTGCGATCACGCTCGGCCTGTTCGCGCTCGCCTTCTGGCCGCGCCCTCGCGTCCGCTGGCGGCTCGTCGCAGCCGCCGGGCTGTGCGCCGCTGTCGGAGCGTGGCAGCCGGTCTGGACCGGCGCCGCCCGGCCCGACCTGGAGGTCGTGTTCTTCGATGTCGGCCAGGGCGACGCCGCTCTCCTGAGCCTGCCCAACGGGCGGCACGTCCTCGTCGACGCCGGCGTGCGCGACCCCTACACCGACCAGGGCGAACGGACGCTCCTCCCGCACCTCCGCCGCTACGGCGTCGACCGGCTCGACGCGGTCGTGGTGACGCACCCGCACGCGGACCACCTCGGCGGGCTGCCGGCGCTCCTGCGGTCGGTCGAGGTCGGGCAGGTGGTCCACAACGGGCAGCCGTACGCCTCGCGCCTCTACGCCGAGACGTTCTGGCTGATGGATTCGCTCGGGGTGCGCAGCCGCGCGGTCGTCGGGGGCGACTCGCTCGCACTCGACCCGGCGGTGCATCTGCAAGTCCTCGCCCCGGACCTCGCGCCGCAGCCGGGGGCCGGGGCCAACAACGGCTCGGTCGTGCTGAAGGTGACCTACGGCGAGACGGCCCTCCTGCTCACCGGCGACGTCGAGCACGAGGCGGAGTCCTCGCTCGTGGCCCACTACGGCGACCTCTTGCGGAGCGACGTGGTCAAAGTCGGCCACCACGGGAGCCGGACGAGCAGCACGCCGGCCCTCGTCGGGCGCGTGGTCGGAGACGACCCGCCGCTGGCCGTCGTGTCGGTGGCGGAGCGCAACGTCCACCGGCTGCCGAACCCCGAGGTGCTGGAGCGCTGGCAGGCCGTCGGGGCGACGGTCCTCCAGACCTGGGCCGAGGGCGCGGTCTGGCTCCGCTCCGACGGGCAGCGCGTCGAGCGCGTGGCGTGGCGGTGA
- a CDS encoding DUF5615 family PIN-like protein: MRFLADMGISPATTSLLSELGHDATHLQHQGLDRMADPDILWKARAEERILLAHDLDFSDLMAASGAQLPSVVIFRLRDMRPANVNRYLQEVLSTYRDVLRAGAILSVTEGRVRWRTLPIGPDT, encoded by the coding sequence GTGAGGTTCCTGGCCGACATGGGCATCTCCCCGGCGACCACTTCGCTTCTGAGCGAGTTGGGTCACGATGCTACCCATTTGCAGCATCAGGGGCTGGACCGGATGGCTGATCCTGACATCCTGTGGAAAGCGCGAGCGGAGGAGCGCATTCTACTCGCCCACGACCTCGATTTTAGCGACCTGATGGCTGCCAGCGGCGCACAACTGCCGAGCGTCGTCATCTTCCGTCTGCGGGACATGCGGCCTGCGAACGTGAACCGCTACCTGCAGGAGGTTCTGAGCACGTACCGCGACGTTCTGCGAGCGGGTGCTATCCTCAGCGTGACCGAAGGCCGTGTCCGATGGCGCACGCTGCCCATCGGCCCGGACACGTAG
- a CDS encoding DUF433 domain-containing protein — protein sequence MNAFDRITFDPAVLGGRACIRGLRVSVSLLVNLVANGMTVDEIEEAYPYVEPEDVRQALRYAAWLTEENVQPLGPLSA from the coding sequence ATGAACGCCTTCGACCGCATCACCTTCGACCCCGCCGTGCTCGGCGGACGGGCCTGCATTCGCGGCCTGCGCGTGAGCGTGTCGCTTCTCGTCAACCTCGTGGCGAACGGTATGACAGTGGACGAGATCGAGGAAGCCTATCCTTACGTCGAGCCGGAAGACGTTCGGCAGGCGCTCCGGTACGCCGCGTGGCTGACCGAGGAGAACGTGCAGCCGCTCGGCCCGCTGTCGGCGTGA
- a CDS encoding family 16 glycosylhydrolase: MNLAYLLFLPGLSLLALSLLAGCAQNEPGAARGDDAAAGTASELRYADVVAWAVNAGGEAYVGVDGVAYRADEGITGGTVAQMDTVLGSQDSPLYRTYRSGDVAIQTPLPDGRYDLTFHFAEPFDEPVGSRVFTVFAEGRPVIPDLDVRGARDEKHVSALTRTVPNVEVTGGRLDVTFEASAGEPVLSALVVRRKVEDARTWTLVWEDTFDGEGAPDSSKWSHNVWPARKVNDEDQAYTDRLKNVRVEDGRLVIEAHKETYGNAEYTSGRVHTAGKGDILYGRVEVSARVPAGQGTWAAAWMLPSDPYRYATTCAEPDEWQGSATCDAWPNSGEIDILEHVGYDMNNVHGTVHNKAYYWINWEQRKGSIETGDAEADFHVYAVEWTPERIDLFFDGTRYFTYVNQGTGWRAWPYDHPYNLILNLAIGGAWGRAGGPIDDRIFPVRMEVDYVRVYASPDIAEETLADASGG; the protein is encoded by the coding sequence ATGAACCTCGCCTACCTCCTCTTTCTGCCGGGCCTCTCGCTGCTCGCCCTGAGCCTGCTCGCGGGCTGCGCCCAGAACGAACCGGGAGCCGCGCGGGGCGACGACGCGGCAGCGGGCACAGCCTCCGAACTGCGCTACGCCGACGTCGTCGCGTGGGCGGTCAACGCCGGAGGCGAGGCGTACGTCGGGGTCGACGGCGTGGCGTACCGGGCCGACGAGGGCATTACCGGCGGCACCGTCGCACAGATGGACACGGTCCTCGGCAGCCAGGACAGCCCGCTCTACCGCACCTACCGGTCCGGCGACGTTGCGATCCAGACGCCGCTGCCCGACGGCCGGTACGACCTCACCTTCCACTTCGCCGAACCCTTCGACGAGCCGGTCGGGAGCCGCGTGTTCACCGTGTTCGCCGAGGGCCGTCCGGTGATTCCCGACCTCGACGTGCGCGGGGCGCGCGACGAGAAGCACGTCTCGGCTCTTACCCGGACCGTCCCCAACGTGGAGGTCACCGGCGGGCGGCTCGACGTGACCTTCGAGGCCTCGGCCGGGGAGCCGGTGCTGAGCGCCCTCGTGGTCCGCCGGAAGGTCGAGGACGCGCGTACCTGGACCCTCGTCTGGGAAGACACCTTCGACGGTGAGGGGGCACCCGACTCGTCGAAGTGGTCCCACAACGTCTGGCCCGCCCGGAAGGTCAACGACGAGGACCAGGCCTACACCGACCGGCTGAAGAACGTCCGCGTGGAAGACGGCCGCCTCGTCATCGAGGCCCACAAGGAGACCTACGGCAACGCCGAGTACACCTCGGGCCGCGTCCACACCGCAGGCAAGGGCGACATCCTCTACGGCCGCGTCGAGGTCAGCGCCAGGGTGCCGGCCGGGCAGGGCACCTGGGCCGCTGCCTGGATGCTCCCGAGCGACCCATACCGCTACGCGACGACCTGCGCCGAGCCGGACGAGTGGCAGGGCAGCGCCACCTGCGACGCCTGGCCCAACTCCGGCGAGATCGACATCCTGGAGCATGTGGGCTACGACATGAACAACGTCCACGGCACGGTCCACAACAAGGCCTACTACTGGATCAACTGGGAGCAGCGCAAAGGCAGCATCGAGACCGGCGACGCCGAGGCAGACTTCCACGTCTACGCGGTCGAGTGGACCCCCGAGCGGATCGACCTGTTCTTCGACGGGACGCGCTACTTCACCTACGTCAACCAGGGGACGGGCTGGCGCGCGTGGCCCTACGACCACCCCTACAACCTGATCCTGAACCTCGCCATCGGCGGGGCGTGGGGCCGGGCGGGCGGCCCGATCGACGACCGCATCTTCCCCGTGCGGATGGAGGTGGACTACGTGCGCGTCTACGCCTCTCCCGACATCGCCGAGGAGACTCTAGCCGACGCCTCAGGCGGCTGA
- the recJ gene encoding single-stranded-DNA-specific exonuclease RecJ, with the protein MTYRWTLRPIDNEASVGTIARQLNDLPDALARSLVLRGVDSLGAAKDFFRPSLDAVHDPFLMRDMDAAADRLAEAVARKERVMVYGDYDVDGTTSAAMMTLFLRGLSVEATYFVPNRFEHGYGLCTAGLDEAVERGASLVVAIDCGITAHDEAAYAKDVLGLDLIICDHHTALDTVPDAVAVLDPKRPDCPYPFTGLSGCGVGYKLIQATLGRLNLEPERAHAYLDLLAVSIAADIVPIVGENRLLMHAGLARLAAEPRLGLRALAEATGVDLADCSTSRIVFSMGPRINAAGRLGDAGRAVDLLMADDPALARRLAGDLDLLNRQRQELDRHTLAEALAEAEAHVEAHDPFALVLHQPHWHSGVIGIVASRIVERFHRPTLMLTGDSGVARGSARSIDGVSIYDALAACSDLLIGFGGHHAAAGVSLDVENLPAFREALSEAVGARITPEQREPEIQLDAPLDLCQITGGVGGRFWQVLRQFGPFGPENQRPVFWGRDLRPVGEAKAVGKDKTHLKLRVAQRQNGGAAYSVIGFGLADRLDAVKESARTGAPLELAFSVEENTWNGHTELQLKAKDVRVER; encoded by the coding sequence GTGACCTACCGCTGGACCCTGCGTCCGATTGACAACGAAGCCTCGGTCGGGACCATCGCCCGCCAGCTCAACGACCTGCCGGACGCGCTCGCCCGTTCGCTCGTCCTGCGCGGGGTGGACTCGCTCGGCGCGGCGAAGGACTTCTTCCGGCCCTCGCTGGACGCCGTCCACGACCCGTTTCTGATGCGCGACATGGACGCCGCCGCCGACCGGCTCGCCGAGGCCGTGGCGCGCAAGGAGCGTGTGATGGTCTACGGCGACTACGACGTCGACGGCACCACCTCGGCGGCGATGATGACGCTCTTCCTACGCGGCCTCAGCGTCGAGGCGACGTACTTCGTCCCGAACCGGTTCGAGCACGGCTACGGGCTGTGCACGGCCGGGCTCGACGAGGCCGTCGAGCGCGGGGCCTCGCTCGTCGTCGCCATCGACTGCGGCATCACGGCCCACGACGAGGCGGCCTACGCCAAAGACGTGCTCGGCCTCGACCTCATTATCTGCGACCACCACACGGCGCTCGACACCGTCCCGGACGCCGTCGCCGTCCTCGACCCGAAGCGGCCGGACTGCCCCTACCCCTTCACCGGCCTCTCCGGCTGCGGCGTCGGCTACAAGCTGATCCAGGCGACGCTCGGCCGGCTGAACCTGGAGCCCGAGCGCGCCCACGCGTACCTCGACCTCCTCGCCGTCTCGATCGCGGCCGACATCGTGCCCATCGTTGGCGAGAACCGGCTGCTGATGCACGCCGGGCTGGCGCGCCTCGCGGCGGAGCCGAGGCTCGGCCTGCGCGCGCTCGCCGAGGCGACGGGCGTGGACCTCGCCGACTGCTCGACCTCGCGGATCGTCTTCTCCATGGGGCCGCGCATCAACGCAGCCGGCCGCCTCGGCGACGCGGGCCGCGCCGTGGACCTCCTCATGGCCGACGACCCGGCCCTCGCCCGCCGCCTCGCCGGCGACCTCGACCTCCTCAACCGGCAGCGCCAGGAACTCGACCGCCACACCCTCGCCGAGGCCCTTGCCGAGGCCGAGGCGCACGTCGAGGCCCACGACCCGTTCGCGCTCGTGCTCCACCAGCCGCACTGGCACAGCGGCGTCATCGGGATCGTTGCCAGCCGCATCGTCGAGCGCTTCCACCGCCCGACGCTCATGCTCACCGGCGACAGCGGCGTCGCCCGCGGCTCGGCCCGCTCCATCGATGGCGTCTCGATCTACGACGCCCTCGCCGCGTGCAGCGACCTCCTGATCGGCTTCGGCGGCCACCACGCGGCCGCCGGCGTCTCGCTCGACGTGGAGAACCTCCCCGCCTTCCGCGAGGCGCTCAGCGAGGCCGTCGGCGCGCGCATCACGCCGGAGCAGCGCGAGCCCGAGATCCAGCTCGACGCCCCGCTCGACCTCTGCCAGATCACCGGCGGCGTTGGCGGGCGCTTCTGGCAGGTCCTCCGGCAGTTCGGCCCGTTCGGGCCGGAGAACCAGCGCCCGGTGTTCTGGGGCCGCGACCTCCGCCCGGTCGGCGAGGCGAAGGCGGTGGGCAAGGACAAGACCCACCTCAAGCTCCGCGTCGCCCAGCGGCAGAACGGCGGCGCGGCCTACTCCGTCATCGGCTTCGGCCTCGCCGACCGACTGGACGCGGTGAAGGAGAGCGCACGCACAGGTGCGCCGCTGGAGCTCGCGTTCAGCGTCGAGGAAAACACCTGGAACGGCCACACCGAGCTGCAGCTCAAGGCGAAGGACGTGCGCGTGGAGCGCTGA
- a CDS encoding four helix bundle protein: MVTHFRELRVYRRGMDVAMQLFELSKGWPKEERYALTDQARRSSRAVCANVAEAWGKRRYPRHFVSKLTDADAEARETQAWIEIAVRCGYIERDAFYELDDACEVVIGSLVKMMQQPDPWCGPSALTREPERPYYICDPGQ, translated from the coding sequence ATGGTCACACATTTCAGAGAACTCAGAGTCTATCGGCGAGGGATGGACGTAGCCATGCAACTCTTCGAGCTGTCGAAAGGGTGGCCGAAGGAAGAGCGCTACGCCCTGACTGATCAGGCGCGGAGATCGTCACGGGCCGTCTGCGCGAACGTGGCCGAGGCGTGGGGAAAGCGGCGGTATCCACGGCATTTCGTCAGCAAGTTGACGGATGCTGACGCGGAGGCCAGGGAGACGCAGGCGTGGATCGAGATCGCGGTGCGGTGTGGATATATCGAGCGGGATGCGTTCTACGAGCTAGATGATGCCTGCGAGGTTGTCATCGGTAGCCTCGTAAAGATGATGCAACAACCCGACCCCTGGTGCGGTCCCTCTGCTCTCACCCGCGAACCCGAGAGGCCGTACTACATCTGCGACCCCGGCCAATAA